One genomic segment of Panicum virgatum strain AP13 chromosome 2N, P.virgatum_v5, whole genome shotgun sequence includes these proteins:
- the LOC120662338 gene encoding ethylene-responsive transcription factor 1B-like — MESHFDTSYYYGHAVTAAAATAYAHCDSHYSFQQHYDGGGGAMDASAGFQPFSTYDPHTYSGDYYYHSSSSAAASWSSSGAAAPSNHHQMQLLHFGGGMDDERYSYQAGHQAADDDAPLIGVRKRPWGKYAAEIRDSTRNGERVWIGTFDTPEAAALAYDQAAYSMRGPAAVLNFRVEHVQESLRALGLTATGAAAGDSPVMALKRRHCIRKRQPRSKKADAGKEQTTAPPSSHGHGKRKQAAAPAASVLELEDLGADYLEELLSLYPINELGNPFSGDHLCHPSFTDA, encoded by the exons ATGGAGTCTCATTTCGACACCAGCTACTACTATGGCcacgccgtcaccgccgccgccgccaccgcctacGCGCATTGTGACAGCCACTACAGCTTCCAACAACactacgacggcggcggcggcgccatggacgcCTCCGCCGGCTTCCAGCCGTTCTCCACATACGATCCTCACACGTATAGTGGCGACTACTACTACCATTCATCCTCATCTGCAGCCGCCAGCTGGTCGtcgtccggcgccgccgcaccctccAACCACCACCAAATGCAGCTGCTGCATTTCGGCGGCGGCATGGACGACGAACGCTACAGCTACCAA GCCGGCCATCAGGcggccgacgacgacgcgccGCTGATCGGGGTGCGGAAGCGGCCGTGGGGCAAGTACGCGGCAGAGATACGGGACTCCACGCGCAACGGCGAGCGCGTCTGGATCGGCACCTTCGACACCCccgaggccgccgcgctcgcctacGACCAGGCCGCCTACTCCATGCGCGGCCCCGCCGCGGTGCTCAACTTCCGCGTCGAGCACGTGCAGGAGTCGCTGCGCGCGCTGGGCCTCaccgccaccggcgccgccgcgggggactCGCCGGTGATGGCGCTCAAGCGGCGGCACTGCATCCGCAAGCGCCAGCCCCGGAGCAAGAAGGCGGACGCCGGCAAGGAACagacgacggcgccgccgagcAGCCACGGGCATGGCAAGCGAAAGCAGGCTGCTGCTCCGGCTGCTTCcgtgctggagctggaggaccTTGGGGCGGATTACTTGGAGGAGCTGCTCTCGCTCTATCCGATCAATGAGCTAGGGAACCCATTCAGCGGCGATCATCTGTGTCATCCATCATTCACTGACGCCTGA